A genomic segment from Malus domestica chromosome 05, GDT2T_hap1 encodes:
- the LOC139187662 gene encoding AUGMIN subunit 3-like: protein MAVASSTTAIGIRCTLIQICSNCYLRLRQPHNLILTARPLLKELDEMEKINANLSAAVEEVTLEHRKKNEVTAFWRIYWFS, encoded by the exons ATGGCTGTTGCATCTTCGACAACTGCCATTGGAATCAG GTGCACTTTAATTCAAATTTGCAGTAATTGCTATTTGCGTCTTCGACAACCGCACAACCTTATACTGACCGCACGG CCATTGCTGAAAGAGCTTGATGAAATGGAGAAAATAAATGCGAATCTCTCTGCTGCAGTTGAAGAGGTGACATTGGAGCATCGTAAGAAAAATGAGGTAACTGCTTTCTGGCGCATATATTGGTTTAGTTAA
- the LOC108170355 gene encoding uncharacterized protein gives MDNQRGGNPAGNALVKPWWFLVLRTVLHALGVGYNLKSTNGQIFPLFVRCILLLHVVRFLEFLLLSFLQWWWNRPNLAEPLYNARVNEALLAALQQRNEPRLPEDALLRLRQVTEASVASLEESLQALQCAQEAQQELLAAYNDRERFARALVDELQYAQQGDNPR, from the exons ATGGATAACCAAAGAGGCGGTAATCCAGCGGGCAATGCACTAGTCAAACCGTGGTGGTTCCTCGTGCTGCGTACTGTGCTACACGCTCTTGGGGTGGGATACAATTTGAAGTCTACCAATGGGCaaatttttcctttatttgtTCGTTGTATTCTACTGCTTCACGTCGTCCGATTTCTCGAGTTCTTGCTTCTCTCCTTTCTTCAATGGTGGTGGAATAG ACCAAACTTAGCAGAACCCTTGTACAATGCAAGGGTGAATGAAGCTCTTCTAGCGGCATTGCAGCAAAGAAACGAACCGAGATTACCGGAAGATGCCCTTTTAAGATTAAGGCAAGTTACTGAAGCAAGTGTGGCATCCCTAGAAGAATCGTTGCAAGCATTGCAATGCGCCCAAGAGGCACAACAAGAACTACTTGCTGCCTACAATGATCGTGAACGGTTCGCGAGGGCCCTCGTGGATGAGCTTCAG TATGCTCAACAAGGGGATAATCCGCGGTAG